The Bacillus vallismortis genome window below encodes:
- the mnmE gene encoding tRNA uridine-5-carboxymethylaminomethyl(34) synthesis GTPase MnmE — protein MDTIAAISTPMGEGAIAIVRLSGPEAIQIADKMYKGPKEKTLSSVESHTIHYGHIVDRPSDRVVEEVMVSVLKAPRTFTREDVIEINCHGGIVTVNQVLQLALREGARLAEPGEFTKRAFLNGRIDLSQAEAVMDLIRAKTDRAMNVAMNQMEGRLSALVRRLRSEILETLAHVEVNIDYPEYDDVEEMTHQLLVEKATAVKKEIEALLRTSEQGKILREGLSTVIIGRPNVGKSSLLNSLVHEAKAIVTDIPGTTRDVIEEYVNVRGVPLRLVDTAGIRETEDIVERIGVERSRQVLKEADLILLVLNYSEELSEEDVKLFEAVEGMDVIVIMNKTDLEAKIDIERVRELAKGRPVVTTSLLKEEGINDLEEAIQSLFYTGAIESGDLTYVSNTRHISILQQAKSAIEDALSGIEQDVPIDMVQIDLTRCWELLGEIIGDAVHESLIDQLFSQFCLGK, from the coding sequence ATGGATACAATTGCGGCAATTTCCACTCCGATGGGAGAAGGCGCGATTGCGATTGTACGGTTGAGCGGACCAGAAGCAATTCAAATCGCTGATAAAATGTATAAAGGGCCGAAGGAGAAAACACTCAGCTCGGTTGAATCACATACGATTCATTATGGTCATATCGTAGACAGACCTTCGGATCGTGTCGTTGAGGAAGTAATGGTATCAGTGTTAAAAGCGCCGAGAACTTTTACACGTGAAGACGTCATCGAAATTAACTGTCACGGGGGAATTGTGACTGTAAACCAAGTGCTTCAGCTCGCATTGAGAGAGGGAGCGAGACTGGCAGAGCCGGGTGAATTTACGAAACGCGCGTTTTTAAACGGCCGAATCGATCTTTCACAGGCTGAAGCGGTTATGGACTTAATCAGAGCAAAAACGGATCGGGCAATGAATGTCGCTATGAATCAAATGGAAGGGCGTCTTTCTGCTTTGGTGCGCCGTTTGCGCAGTGAGATTTTAGAAACACTGGCTCATGTTGAGGTGAATATCGATTATCCGGAGTATGATGATGTTGAGGAAATGACACATCAGCTTTTGGTTGAAAAGGCAACCGCCGTGAAAAAAGAAATTGAGGCGCTGCTGAGGACTTCTGAGCAGGGAAAAATCTTGCGTGAAGGTCTTTCTACTGTCATTATCGGACGGCCGAATGTAGGGAAATCATCTCTTCTGAACAGCCTCGTTCATGAGGCGAAAGCCATTGTAACCGATATTCCCGGAACGACTCGGGATGTGATAGAGGAATACGTTAATGTAAGGGGCGTTCCGCTTCGTCTGGTTGATACTGCAGGTATTCGTGAAACAGAGGATATTGTTGAACGAATCGGTGTTGAACGTTCTCGCCAGGTTCTAAAGGAAGCGGACCTGATTTTACTTGTGCTTAATTATAGTGAAGAGCTTTCTGAAGAAGACGTAAAGCTTTTTGAAGCGGTTGAGGGCATGGACGTTATCGTGATTATGAATAAGACTGACCTTGAGGCTAAGATTGACATTGAGCGTGTCCGTGAGCTTGCCAAAGGACGTCCTGTTGTTACGACATCCCTATTAAAAGAGGAAGGCATCAATGATTTAGAAGAAGCGATTCAATCGCTTTTCTACACGGGTGCCATTGAAAGCGGAGATCTGACGTATGTCAGCAATACACGCCATATCTCTATTTTACAGCAAGCAAAAAGTGCCATTGAAGATGCGCTTAGCGGCATCGAACAGGATGTCCCGATCGACATGGTGCAAATTGACCTTACAAGATGCTGGGAGCTGTTGGGCGAAATCATCGGAGATGCTGTCCACGAAAGCTTGATTGATCAGCTCTTTTCACAATTCTGTTTAGGAAAATAA